Proteins encoded by one window of Planctomycetia bacterium:
- a CDS encoding DUF4838 domain-containing protein gives MKLTLLVLSAALLAPSAALHAADAFLVEDGQPRAEIVIAENPQRSARLAAHDLQTYVKKMSGAHLPIVVTPSESAVKVFVGRSEHTDRLKITAEGLKHGAYRIVSGDKWLVLIGDDTEFTPIEPWAKFSGERDENGKVQAEWDKITGAKWGLPMTSLYKNRLTLPGVIGRPDAAVGKIEPWQAWGGDERGSFNAVAGFLNGLGVRWYLPGELGEIVPTLKSIPLPKVDEIVRPDIPLRSFNFRFANNGIETAMWAMRLGVREPLNSQHAHGMVIVTMREANFTAHPEWFALYGGKRQFQPGYSKNQLCYSNEELFQETVRYVRALFDHYQFEVVSVMPPDGYTAMCQCKLCEGKDSPERDSSGLMSDHVWDFVNRVAKEVRKTHPDKKICNCAYGSYALPPLKIAKLEPNVVVGIVGGRGAPRSNKPEQQAEIALRRAAWSAKTDNPIMIFENYPITDRGWYLPAFTPAALGASVNATKGISQGEDITLTMKFNNAGAGLNHFLVYFTARSYWGGKNLDVDAMFREYCRLFYGPAEREMHTFFNYCEANWQEMEKDKTKVDAALAHFAAAQAKVEAQSVYGRRVALIDEFLKDLRSKSLQLARQRGPVPQFRIGRDAAGIVIDGKLDDEFWQKYPAPFVGGLRELQTGGRPTFGTTFKAAWGQDGNLYLAIRCEERPGEKLNIGATKDDDAALWYGDAVEILLETEAHSYYQIAVSPSGAVADMDRSASRGAWLSWDSNAVVATHIADDHWTVEMRLPITQDDNDPLHQVIGRRPSVSLPWHFNLCRHRIRENGAEASAFAPTGKANFHEVMKFALFYEGRSHQFAHGEPEADYLEATRIAADFARQGKRDEALAAYTAAAEGKINDFQKSAALEEAAATARALRRYDVADQLTARIPIEAVKKSVRMRSLLDQAQVAEVIAQFGTEDIDAWPFWKAGDGYFNRGLAYAINKSGKEAELDLTRALEWTSDPRLRDGIRQVLAGNRENNLKDDTAALSAYRQTVDSTPQLRSAEHYTAVAGVARILTKQGKFDEALATLKKLDIEKIGGSWHGSLLIAQGNTLQAAGRKDEALTVYKSVLEDKAADANSRKAAEQGIQSIRSQK, from the coding sequence TTGAAATTAACTCTCCTCGTCCTATCCGCTGCACTGCTTGCTCCGTCGGCCGCATTGCACGCCGCCGATGCTTTCCTCGTCGAAGACGGGCAGCCTCGCGCGGAGATCGTCATCGCCGAGAATCCACAGCGCAGCGCGCGGCTCGCAGCGCATGATTTACAGACCTATGTGAAGAAGATGTCCGGTGCGCACCTGCCGATCGTCGTCACACCCAGCGAGTCGGCCGTCAAAGTGTTCGTCGGGCGCAGCGAGCATACGGATCGGCTCAAGATCACTGCCGAGGGGTTGAAGCATGGCGCTTACCGCATCGTGTCGGGCGACAAGTGGTTGGTGCTGATCGGCGACGACACGGAGTTCACGCCGATCGAGCCGTGGGCGAAATTCAGCGGTGAAAGAGATGAGAATGGGAAGGTGCAGGCTGAGTGGGACAAAATCACCGGCGCGAAGTGGGGCCTGCCGATGACCAGTTTGTATAAGAATCGCCTCACCTTGCCCGGCGTAATCGGCAGACCGGATGCGGCCGTCGGGAAGATTGAGCCTTGGCAAGCCTGGGGTGGCGATGAGCGCGGGTCGTTCAACGCGGTCGCCGGGTTCTTGAACGGTCTCGGCGTGCGCTGGTACCTGCCGGGTGAGCTGGGCGAGATCGTGCCGACGTTGAAGTCGATTCCCTTGCCGAAGGTCGACGAGATCGTACGACCGGATATTCCGTTGCGCAGTTTCAACTTCCGATTCGCGAACAACGGCATCGAAACGGCAATGTGGGCCATGCGTCTCGGCGTGCGCGAACCGCTGAACAGCCAGCACGCGCACGGGATGGTGATCGTAACGATGCGCGAAGCGAACTTTACGGCTCATCCCGAATGGTTCGCACTGTACGGCGGCAAGCGACAGTTCCAACCCGGTTACAGCAAGAACCAACTCTGTTACTCCAACGAGGAGTTGTTCCAAGAAACCGTCCGCTACGTTCGGGCCCTGTTCGATCACTACCAATTCGAGGTGGTCTCCGTCATGCCGCCCGACGGCTACACGGCCATGTGCCAGTGCAAATTATGCGAGGGGAAAGATTCGCCCGAGCGCGATAGCTCGGGACTGATGTCCGATCATGTGTGGGACTTCGTGAATCGCGTTGCCAAGGAGGTCCGCAAGACGCATCCGGACAAAAAGATTTGCAACTGTGCCTACGGCTCCTACGCGCTGCCGCCATTGAAGATCGCGAAGCTGGAACCCAATGTGGTCGTCGGCATCGTCGGCGGACGAGGAGCGCCCCGGAGCAACAAGCCGGAGCAGCAGGCGGAAATCGCGCTGCGCCGCGCCGCGTGGTCGGCCAAAACGGACAATCCCATCATGATCTTCGAGAACTACCCCATTACCGATCGTGGGTGGTATTTGCCTGCCTTCACGCCCGCCGCTTTGGGCGCGAGCGTGAACGCGACCAAGGGGATCTCGCAGGGTGAGGACATCACCCTCACCATGAAATTCAACAATGCCGGCGCCGGCTTGAATCACTTCCTCGTCTACTTCACCGCGCGCAGTTATTGGGGTGGCAAGAATCTGGACGTCGATGCGATGTTCCGCGAATACTGTCGGCTGTTTTACGGCCCCGCCGAGCGGGAGATGCACACTTTTTTCAACTACTGCGAGGCGAACTGGCAGGAGATGGAGAAGGACAAGACCAAGGTCGATGCCGCACTCGCGCACTTCGCCGCAGCGCAGGCGAAAGTCGAGGCACAGTCGGTTTACGGTCGGCGCGTCGCGTTGATCGACGAATTTCTCAAAGACCTCCGCAGCAAGAGCCTGCAACTTGCCAGGCAGCGTGGGCCGGTGCCGCAGTTCCGCATCGGCCGCGATGCCGCAGGCATCGTCATCGACGGCAAGCTGGACGACGAATTCTGGCAAAAATATCCGGCACCGTTCGTCGGCGGATTGCGCGAGTTGCAGACCGGCGGCCGGCCCACGTTCGGCACCACGTTCAAAGCGGCGTGGGGTCAGGACGGTAACCTTTACCTCGCCATTCGCTGTGAGGAACGACCCGGAGAGAAGCTGAACATCGGCGCGACGAAAGACGATGACGCCGCGTTGTGGTACGGCGACGCCGTCGAAATACTCCTCGAAACCGAAGCGCATTCCTACTACCAAATCGCAGTCAGCCCTTCCGGCGCCGTCGCCGACATGGATCGCTCGGCATCTCGTGGCGCGTGGCTCAGTTGGGACTCGAATGCCGTAGTCGCCACGCATATCGCCGACGATCATTGGACTGTCGAGATGCGGCTACCGATCACTCAGGACGATAACGATCCGCTGCACCAGGTCATCGGACGCAGGCCATCCGTCAGCCTCCCTTGGCACTTTAATCTCTGCCGCCATCGCATCCGCGAAAACGGCGCAGAGGCTTCCGCATTCGCACCGACCGGCAAAGCCAACTTCCACGAAGTGATGAAGTTCGCACTCTTCTATGAAGGTCGGTCGCATCAGTTCGCGCACGGGGAACCGGAAGCCGATTACCTGGAAGCCACGCGTATCGCCGCCGACTTCGCACGACAAGGGAAGCGCGACGAGGCCCTCGCCGCATACACGGCCGCCGCCGAAGGAAAGATCAACGACTTCCAAAAGTCGGCCGCGCTCGAAGAAGCCGCCGCAACGGCCCGAGCCCTTCGCCGGTACGACGTTGCCGATCAACTCACGGCACGCATCCCGATCGAGGCCGTGAAGAAAAGCGTACGCATGCGCAGCCTGCTCGATCAGGCCCAAGTAGCGGAAGTGATTGCCCAATTCGGCACCGAGGACATCGATGCTTGGCCCTTCTGGAAAGCCGGCGATGGCTATTTCAATCGAGGCCTTGCGTATGCGATCAATAAATCCGGCAAAGAAGCCGAACTCGACCTCACTCGCGCCCTCGAATGGACCAGCGACCCGCGTCTTCGCGACGGCATCCGTCAGGTCCTCGCGGGGAACCGCGAGAATAATCTTAAAGACGACACGGCTGCCTTGTCCGCATATCGTCAGACGGTCGACTCCACCCCGCAACTACGGAGTGCCGAACACTACACGGCCGTCGCCGGTGTCGCTCGCATCTTAACCAAGCAAGGCAAGTTCGACGAAGCGCTCGCCACGCTGAAGAAATTGGACATCGAAAAAATCGGCGGCAGCTGGCACGGTTCCTTGTTGATCGCTCAAGGTAATACGCTCCAAGCCGCGGGCCGGAAAGACGAAGCACTGACCGTTTACAAGTCGGTGCTCGAAGACAAAGCCGCCGATGCAAACAGCCGTAAAGCCGCCGAGCAAGGGATCCAATCCATCCGATCGCAGAAATGA
- a CDS encoding TIGR02996 domain-containing protein, with product MNKEDFLKALAANENKDDANLRMVYADWLDEQGEHEEAHRERESLSGKEWLIRFARENSRSKTYTYDDLLDFGRRAAVEESDAQIYLSREMCIALHENFVEFWRNWSLATGFSRPSIPANREFRHNAPWACCTNEIRYWFGPPHPEDKNLDE from the coding sequence ATGAACAAAGAAGACTTTCTTAAGGCACTGGCCGCAAACGAAAACAAAGACGATGCCAATCTCCGGATGGTCTATGCCGATTGGTTGGACGAACAGGGGGAGCACGAGGAAGCTCACCGCGAACGGGAATCGCTCTCAGGCAAAGAATGGCTCATCAGGTTCGCTCGGGAAAACAGCAGATCAAAAACTTATACCTACGATGATCTTCTCGATTTCGGACGCCGTGCCGCTGTGGAAGAGAGCGACGCACAAATTTACTTAAGCAGGGAAATGTGTATAGCCCTGCATGAAAACTTCGTCGAGTTTTGGAGAAACTGGTCGTTGGCTACGGGGTTTTCGCGGCCATCGATCCCGGCAAACCGAGAGTTCCGCCATAACGCTCCTTGGGCCTGCTGCACGAACGAAATCCGCTACTGGTTCGGTCCGCCCCATCCGGAAGATAAAAATCTCGACGAGTGA
- a CDS encoding VOC family protein, with translation MSIQVKSLDHVTIVVKDLAATRRFYVELLGMDEVARPNFSFAGQWFQAGATLIHTNLESAETGPAGTGAWHKPRGHHFAFLVNDCRGVGDELQRAGITFASPPKQRPDGAWQLFLQDPDGYLVELCSLP, from the coding sequence ATGTCGATTCAAGTAAAGTCGCTCGATCATGTTACGATCGTGGTCAAAGACCTCGCCGCGACGCGTCGGTTCTACGTGGAGTTGCTGGGAATGGACGAAGTCGCTCGCCCCAACTTCTCGTTCGCCGGGCAGTGGTTCCAAGCCGGTGCGACGTTGATCCACACGAACCTCGAGTCCGCAGAAACCGGTCCGGCGGGTACCGGCGCATGGCATAAACCGCGCGGCCATCACTTCGCTTTTCTCGTCAACGACTGTCGGGGAGTCGGCGACGAATTACAGCGAGCGGGAATCACGTTCGCTTCGCCGCCGAAACAACGCCCCGACGGTGCTTGGCAACTCTTCCTACAAGATCCCGACGGGTACTTGGTCGAGCTTTGCTCGCTGCCGTAA
- a CDS encoding four helix bundle protein encodes MSIRRFEDIEGWQLARDLAKRVYSVAMRGTFAKDFGLRDQITRAAGSTMHNIAEGFDGGSNAEFVKFLRYSQRSCSEVQSQLYVARDQAYISQDEFDSIYEQAAMTHAKVGGFIRYLLSSSNAH; translated from the coding sequence ATGAGTATTCGACGCTTCGAAGACATTGAAGGCTGGCAATTAGCACGGGACTTGGCGAAGCGAGTTTATTCAGTGGCCATGCGCGGAACGTTTGCGAAAGATTTCGGACTTCGGGATCAGATTACCCGTGCGGCAGGCTCGACCATGCATAACATCGCCGAAGGATTTGACGGAGGGAGTAATGCGGAGTTCGTCAAATTTCTGCGATACTCGCAACGTTCCTGTTCCGAGGTTCAAAGTCAGCTCTATGTCGCTCGAGACCAAGCCTACATTTCACAGGATGAGTTCGACTCCATTTACGAACAAGCCGCGATGACACATGCCAAAGTCGGCGGATTTATTCGCTATCTTTTGAGCTCCTCCAACGCCCACTAA
- a CDS encoding alpha/beta hydrolase, with translation MIRLIAPLFVIAFATVAQAMQVERDVPYAKPALERQVLDVYTPDGAKGKRLPVVFWIHGGGWEHGDKSDVALKPQFFVDRGCVFVSTNYRLYPHVDMATLIGDVAKALGWVHAHIGEYGGDPNRIIVGGHSAGAQLAAIICTDERYLKSEGVALVNIKGCIPVDGDTYYLPGIITVAEIRAHMHGFPQPGSSGHRAKFGNDPAKHLNFSAVTHVAPGKNIPPFLIMYVAGHPDTNAQAKRLAASLNEAKIPNTLYGGRETTHGKINNDIGVAADLGTAAVIKLLDEVLRP, from the coding sequence ATGATTCGACTCATCGCCCCGCTGTTCGTTATCGCTTTCGCCACGGTCGCTCAGGCCATGCAGGTCGAGCGCGATGTGCCGTATGCCAAGCCCGCGCTCGAGCGGCAAGTGCTCGACGTATACACGCCCGACGGCGCGAAGGGCAAACGCTTGCCGGTCGTCTTTTGGATTCACGGCGGCGGCTGGGAGCACGGTGACAAATCCGACGTTGCGCTGAAGCCGCAATTCTTCGTCGACCGCGGCTGCGTCTTCGTCAGTACGAACTATCGGCTCTATCCGCATGTCGACATGGCCACGCTGATCGGCGACGTCGCCAAGGCGCTCGGCTGGGTTCACGCGCACATCGGCGAGTACGGCGGCGATCCGAACCGCATCATCGTCGGCGGCCACTCGGCCGGCGCGCAACTGGCAGCGATCATCTGCACCGACGAACGCTATTTGAAATCCGAAGGGGTCGCGCTCGTAAACATTAAAGGTTGCATCCCCGTCGACGGCGACACGTACTATCTGCCGGGCATCATCACGGTCGCCGAGATTCGCGCCCACATGCACGGTTTTCCGCAGCCAGGCTCGTCGGGTCATCGGGCGAAGTTCGGCAACGACCCGGCAAAGCACCTCAACTTCTCGGCCGTCACGCACGTCGCGCCGGGCAAGAATATCCCGCCGTTTTTGATCATGTACGTCGCCGGCCACCCCGACACGAACGCCCAGGCAAAGCGCCTCGCCGCCTCGCTTAACGAAGCAAAGATCCCCAATACGCTGTACGGTGGCCGTGAAACGACGCATGGTAAAATCAACAACGACATCGGCGTCGCCGCCGATCTCGGCACGGCGGCCGTCATCAAGCTGCTCGACGAAGTGTTGCGGCCTTAA
- a CDS encoding DUF1592 domain-containing protein → MQLISAPFHLLRLALPVVAVCLGLAGVAGGAEPFEAFLEKHCVRCHSAQKEQGDLRIDRLSRDFKSGTDTHHWAEALDKVNSGEMPPKTEPQPTQAEIAAFVTSLDARLSEGRAARMAARPAVAHYRLSRKEYQNTVYDLLGVRYDPTKPGQLNEDTLWHGFERIGSELSLSPSHVDRYYGAAGLVLDRAFPVTSGESRKVHKTAADLRYSGGKTQQEALNRFGIKRPLRYLLFPGNVQNALSPNWFGKSGPEYSGLYKFRIKASGIRPPDGQPAHLSIGKRTGEETVEGLIEFDLTAPEDSPQVYEFEVFLEMPATLDFCVVATDVVDRRAGAAFRNALTSGNGYIFTHSSETLLLNPNAPQMFDGQGNGLFSTVLLDWIEWEGPLETASEKSRRNGLLPPDDASPEVVAEHLERFAQRAWRRPVKQEELIDYLKAYRSERDAGEKPAAAYRVALQGVLTSRNFIYLVEGETAAREKLNDSELASRLSYFLWSSMPDEGLSSAAQGGKLNGEGLKKEVDRLLKDGKINRFVDDFVRQWLQLHRIGTFPPDKKLYPMYDPWLETSLRREPVEYFRELFSQNQPLARFIDSDWTVANARLCDFYGLPEPKADGFQRVSLKPEDHRGGLLTMGAVLGLTSDGTRHRPVHRGVWVSEAIFGKTPPPPPANVSAIEPSPPESPKATLRQKIEAHRNNASCAACHAKIDPLGLAWDNYDAIGQWRTHEKVAKGTGNDPAIDPSGVMPDGRSFRDSVQFKQLLLADDEQVARAFIEHLCTYALRRVLTVDDQADLKAIAAAAKKNGYGVREIIRAVALSELLRKR, encoded by the coding sequence ATGCAATTGATTTCGGCCCCCTTTCATCTTCTGCGACTTGCGTTGCCGGTTGTCGCCGTTTGTCTCGGCTTGGCCGGCGTCGCCGGTGGAGCCGAGCCGTTTGAGGCGTTTCTCGAGAAGCATTGCGTTCGCTGTCATAGCGCTCAAAAGGAACAGGGGGATCTGCGGATCGACCGGCTCTCGCGCGATTTCAAATCGGGCACGGACACGCATCATTGGGCCGAGGCCCTCGATAAGGTCAACAGCGGCGAGATGCCTCCGAAAACCGAGCCGCAGCCGACGCAGGCGGAAATCGCGGCGTTCGTCACCAGTCTCGATGCGCGGCTGAGCGAGGGGCGGGCGGCGCGCATGGCCGCGCGGCCGGCCGTGGCGCATTATCGTTTGAGCCGGAAAGAGTATCAGAACACGGTCTACGACTTACTCGGCGTCCGTTACGACCCAACCAAGCCGGGCCAATTGAATGAAGACACGCTCTGGCATGGTTTCGAGCGCATCGGGTCGGAACTGTCTCTCTCGCCGTCGCATGTCGATCGTTACTACGGCGCGGCGGGGCTCGTGCTCGACCGCGCGTTCCCCGTCACGTCGGGAGAATCACGCAAGGTTCATAAGACCGCTGCCGACCTACGTTACAGCGGCGGGAAGACCCAGCAAGAGGCGCTAAACCGCTTCGGCATCAAGCGGCCGCTCCGTTACCTACTCTTTCCCGGTAATGTTCAAAACGCCCTCTCACCCAACTGGTTCGGAAAGTCGGGGCCGGAGTACAGCGGGCTCTACAAATTTCGCATCAAGGCCAGCGGTATCCGCCCGCCCGACGGTCAGCCCGCGCACCTCAGCATCGGCAAGCGTACCGGAGAAGAGACAGTAGAAGGCCTCATCGAGTTCGACCTCACGGCGCCGGAAGATAGTCCGCAGGTCTATGAGTTCGAGGTGTTTCTCGAGATGCCTGCGACGCTGGACTTCTGCGTCGTGGCGACCGACGTCGTCGACAGAAGAGCCGGTGCCGCCTTCCGCAACGCACTCACCAGCGGGAACGGATACATCTTCACGCACAGTAGCGAGACGTTGCTTCTCAATCCGAACGCCCCGCAGATGTTCGATGGTCAAGGGAACGGCCTTTTCTCCACGGTGCTTCTCGATTGGATCGAGTGGGAGGGGCCGCTGGAAACGGCTTCGGAGAAGTCCCGGCGCAATGGTCTGTTGCCGCCCGACGACGCGTCGCCGGAGGTGGTCGCGGAACATCTCGAGCGCTTCGCCCAGCGCGCCTGGCGGCGACCGGTGAAGCAGGAGGAGTTGATCGACTACCTGAAAGCTTACCGCTCGGAACGGGACGCGGGTGAAAAGCCGGCGGCCGCTTATCGCGTCGCGCTGCAGGGCGTGTTGACCTCGAGGAACTTCATTTACCTCGTTGAAGGGGAAACCGCGGCCCGCGAAAAACTCAATGATTCGGAGCTCGCCTCTCGGCTCTCGTATTTCCTCTGGAGTTCGATGCCCGACGAAGGCCTGTCCTCGGCCGCGCAAGGGGGCAAGCTGAACGGCGAAGGTCTTAAGAAGGAGGTGGATCGGCTTTTGAAGGACGGCAAGATCAACCGCTTCGTCGACGACTTCGTACGCCAGTGGCTCCAGCTGCACCGCATCGGAACGTTCCCGCCGGACAAGAAGCTCTACCCGATGTACGACCCTTGGCTTGAGACAAGCCTGCGCCGCGAGCCCGTCGAGTATTTCCGCGAGCTCTTCTCGCAGAACCAGCCCCTCGCCCGCTTCATCGATTCCGACTGGACCGTAGCGAACGCCCGGCTCTGTGATTTTTACGGACTGCCGGAACCGAAGGCCGACGGCTTCCAGCGCGTATCGCTGAAGCCCGAGGATCATCGCGGCGGGTTGTTGACGATGGGCGCGGTGCTGGGGCTGACCTCCGACGGCACGCGCCATCGTCCGGTTCACCGTGGCGTCTGGGTCAGTGAAGCGATTTTCGGTAAGACCCCGCCCCCTCCGCCGGCGAACGTGAGCGCGATCGAGCCCAGCCCGCCGGAGAGCCCCAAGGCTACGCTGCGTCAGAAGATCGAAGCGCACCGCAACAACGCCAGCTGCGCCGCCTGCCACGCGAAGATCGACCCGCTGGGACTCGCCTGGGACAACTACGATGCCATCGGACAATGGCGCACTCATGAGAAGGTCGCCAAGGGTACCGGCAACGATCCCGCGATCGATCCGTCCGGCGTGATGCCCGACGGCCGATCGTTCCGAGATTCGGTACAGTTCAAACAACTGCTGCTCGCGGACGATGAGCAAGTCGCACGGGCTTTCATCGAGCACCTTTGCACCTACGCTCTCCGCCGCGTGCTCACGGTGGACGATCAGGCTGATCTCAAGGCCATCGCTGCCGCAGCGAAGAAGAACGGATACGGAGTTCGAGAGATCATTCGCGCCGTCGCCCTGTCCGAACTACTCCGGAAGCGATAA
- a CDS encoding DUF1552 domain-containing protein, which translates to MSNFLSQSWLIDRRHALRALGSCISLPFLECMVPLRAAEQQTATPKRSAFIYLANGVHSLNYQITTPGKGYEFSRSLKPLEKHRDAITPISGLHHPGALSHHHNCISVWLTGGKLGPSDRNTISVDQKMAEVTAKHTRYSSMEIALTGECLGWTADGVRLPSMRRCSEIFASMFEEPKGGTAAQRRALRHKGSVLDANLAEVRRLEQAMGSADKGRLDQYLTSIREAEIRTRRADSWLDTPLPTVSDADRKRTNRDVAATMAGDYFRTVYDLIVLAFQTDVTRVATFSLGGEGDAFSIPEIGITESRHQLSHHGGDPGYMEKLTNYDTFAVEQFSYFLTRLAETKDLNGKPLLGSTMALFGSGMSYGHSHGNANLPLVLAGGSDLGLKHGSHLDFNQGHFKGYQLDKPGEQYSLCSRPANSNAHMSNLLLLMAQRMGVETDKFGDSNKVIEL; encoded by the coding sequence ATGAGTAACTTTCTATCGCAATCCTGGTTGATCGACCGGCGGCATGCCCTGCGTGCTTTGGGGAGTTGCATCTCGCTTCCGTTTTTGGAATGCATGGTGCCGCTGCGGGCGGCGGAGCAGCAAACCGCCACGCCCAAGCGTAGCGCCTTCATCTACCTCGCCAACGGCGTCCATTCGCTCAACTACCAGATCACCACGCCGGGCAAGGGGTACGAGTTCTCCCGGTCGCTGAAGCCGTTGGAAAAGCATCGTGACGCGATCACGCCGATCTCCGGTCTGCATCACCCGGGAGCTCTCAGCCACCATCACAATTGCATCTCGGTCTGGCTGACCGGCGGCAAGCTCGGACCTTCGGACCGGAACACCATCTCCGTAGACCAGAAGATGGCCGAGGTCACCGCGAAGCACACGCGATACTCTTCGATGGAGATCGCGCTGACGGGCGAATGTCTCGGCTGGACGGCCGATGGCGTTCGGCTCCCCTCGATGCGTCGTTGTAGTGAGATCTTCGCGTCGATGTTCGAAGAGCCGAAAGGGGGCACCGCGGCGCAGCGGAGAGCCTTGCGCCACAAGGGGAGCGTCTTAGACGCGAACCTAGCCGAAGTGCGCCGACTCGAACAGGCGATGGGCTCGGCCGATAAAGGACGTCTCGATCAATACCTCACATCGATTCGCGAGGCGGAAATTCGCACCCGGCGAGCCGATTCGTGGCTCGACACGCCGCTCCCCACCGTCTCCGACGCCGATCGCAAACGGACCAACCGCGATGTCGCCGCCACCATGGCGGGCGACTACTTCCGCACCGTCTACGACTTGATCGTGCTCGCCTTTCAGACGGATGTGACCCGCGTAGCCACGTTCAGCCTCGGGGGCGAAGGAGACGCTTTCTCCATTCCCGAGATCGGCATCACCGAGTCGCGCCATCAACTGAGCCACCACGGCGGAGATCCGGGCTACATGGAAAAGCTCACCAACTACGACACCTTCGCCGTCGAGCAGTTCAGCTACTTCCTCACTCGGCTCGCGGAGACGAAGGACCTCAACGGCAAACCGCTCCTGGGCTCGACCATGGCGCTGTTCGGCAGCGGCATGTCGTACGGCCACAGCCACGGCAACGCCAACCTCCCGCTGGTGCTCGCCGGCGGCTCCGACCTCGGCCTGAAGCACGGCAGCCACCTCGACTTCAACCAAGGACACTTCAAGGGATATCAGCTCGATAAGCCCGGCGAGCAATACTCGCTCTGTAGCCGCCCCGCGAACTCGAATGCCCACATGAGCAACCTGCTGCTCCTGATGGCCCAGCGCATGGGCGTAGAGACCGACAAGTTCGGCGACAGCAACAAGGTGATCGAACTATGA